The Methylomagnum ishizawai genome has a window encoding:
- a CDS encoding transposase family protein, translating to MQIKGLSGTHEGKKHDKKICDEEGILLPEGSDLYRDTGFQGHEMEGVNIHQPKKKPRGGELTDEEKENNRLISSIRVVVEHVIAGVKRCRIVKDVFRNTLSGYDDDVMELACALHNFRSYQRRVSY from the coding sequence ATGCAAATCAAGGGGTTGAGCGGAACCCACGAAGGGAAGAAGCATGATAAGAAAATCTGCGACGAGGAGGGTATCCTCTTGCCGGAAGGCAGCGATCTTTACCGGGACACCGGGTTTCAAGGCCACGAAATGGAAGGGGTGAATATCCATCAACCCAAGAAGAAACCGCGCGGCGGGGAACTCACGGATGAAGAAAAGGAAAACAACCGCCTGATTTCCAGTATCAGAGTCGTTGTTGAGCATGTGATCGCCGGGGTGAAACGTTGCCGGATTGTGAAGGACGTGTTCCGTAATACCTTGTCAGGATACGACGACGATGTGATGGAACTGGCCTGTGCGCTACATAACTTCAGGAGTTATCAGCGCCGCGTTTCCTACTGA
- a CDS encoding helix-turn-helix domain-containing protein, with translation MFSYETAKQDERTFLSLTSLTVQEFSELCVLFGRHWNEFTKQSERNPGKGGRPHALKTMEDRLLFILFYLKTYPLQEVIAYSFGISQGAANILIHQFSHILKLALQEGGFVPPRLTDEMLERLNQEHPQDYGIDGTERRIVRPSNADAERGVYSGKKKPTP, from the coding sequence ATGTTTTCATACGAAACTGCAAAACAAGATGAAAGGACGTTTCTCAGCTTGACGAGTTTGACGGTCCAAGAGTTTTCTGAGCTATGCGTCTTATTCGGAAGGCATTGGAACGAGTTCACCAAGCAAAGCGAGAGGAATCCCGGCAAGGGAGGACGACCCCATGCGCTGAAAACCATGGAGGATCGCCTGCTTTTCATCCTTTTCTACCTGAAAACCTACCCGCTCCAGGAAGTCATTGCCTATTCCTTTGGTATTAGCCAGGGGGCCGCCAATATTCTGATCCATCAGTTCAGCCATATACTCAAACTTGCCTTGCAGGAAGGCGGTTTTGTCCCGCCAAGGTTAACCGATGAAATGTTGGAAAGACTCAACCAGGAACATCCTCAAGACTACGGCATAGACGGCACCGAAAGGCGTATTGTCCGGCCCTCCAACGCGGATGCGGAAAGGGGAGTTTATAGCGGTAAAAAAAAGCCCACACCCTGA
- a CDS encoding IS630 family transposase, whose product MNLDWLKDGRKIPDDVMYYIRVMAVNAIRVLGHGPEEIAKAYNFNRHCIYRWLNQYDAGGFEALKSDMPPGATPLVSNEMDEWLKHVVLSHTPIDFEYDTNLWTCGILAELLKREFAVTVSESTVRLHLKKLGFTPQRPEYQDSERDNREIECFLDTKFPKIQRLAEKLGADIGFQDEAGVGIRTRYGRTWGERGQTPTVKVCMKRDGYNVMSIVTAKGTLQYSLKEGSIDGAVFIDFLKQVIRGRKKPLILLVDHATFHGSQLVRDFVRAHRTELRIFFLPKHAPEFNPDEQVWGEVKVNHIGKQPIKDKKHLKKRLHSVLKSLQKNTKRIISFFQLTDTRYAAQVVPCES is encoded by the coding sequence ATGAACCTAGATTGGTTGAAGGATGGTAGGAAAATCCCGGATGATGTTATGTACTATATCCGTGTGATGGCCGTTAACGCTATTCGAGTCTTAGGCCATGGCCCAGAGGAAATCGCCAAGGCCTACAATTTCAATCGTCACTGCATATACCGCTGGCTTAACCAATACGACGCAGGCGGTTTCGAGGCTCTGAAAAGCGATATGCCCCCAGGAGCAACCCCTTTGGTCAGTAACGAGATGGACGAATGGCTCAAACATGTCGTTCTTAGCCATACCCCTATTGACTTCGAATACGATACGAATCTCTGGACCTGCGGCATACTGGCCGAACTGCTAAAAAGGGAATTTGCCGTCACGGTCAGCGAGTCCACGGTCAGGCTTCATCTTAAGAAACTCGGGTTCACTCCGCAAAGACCAGAATACCAGGATTCCGAACGGGATAACCGGGAAATAGAATGCTTCCTTGATACAAAATTCCCTAAAATTCAAAGGCTTGCCGAAAAACTTGGGGCCGACATCGGGTTTCAGGATGAGGCCGGGGTAGGCATTAGAACACGCTACGGACGGACCTGGGGGGAGCGGGGACAAACGCCCACCGTAAAAGTTTGCATGAAAAGGGACGGCTATAATGTCATGTCGATAGTGACCGCGAAGGGAACCCTACAGTATTCCCTCAAGGAGGGTAGCATTGATGGTGCCGTGTTCATCGATTTCCTCAAGCAGGTTATCCGCGGCCGCAAGAAGCCTTTGATCCTATTGGTGGATCACGCAACTTTTCATGGTTCCCAATTGGTTCGCGATTTTGTACGCGCGCACAGGACTGAACTGCGAATATTCTTCTTGCCAAAACATGCGCCAGAATTCAACCCGGACGAGCAGGTTTGGGGAGAAGTTAAGGTCAACCATATTGGAAAGCAACCCATAAAAGATAAAAAGCATTTAAAAAAACGGCTTCATTCCGTTCTAAAGTCTTTGCAGAAAAACACCAAAAGGATAATTTCATTTTTCCAATTGACGGATACAAGATACGCGGCCCAGGTTGTTCCATGCGAATCTTAA
- a CDS encoding IS1595 family transposase, with protein sequence MDHPRAGVHYPRSVGEFQAWFQTDADCLDYLEWLRWPTGFVCPACGLPGGWRLGDGRFMCGGCADRTSVTAGTIFDRTRTPLTVWFTACWLFATGKDGMALSLKRTLAIGSYQTAWAMLHRLRSALVRPGRDRLGGRVEVDETYIGGQEAGLPGGRAHGKKILTGIAVEVLEPKGFGRCRMQPLADASAASLHPFVRGAVEPGATVITDGWQGYCGLNLSGYIHQPRSQRATRACGGDSDKLLPGVHRVASLVKRWLLGTHQGAVDPAHLESYLNEFVFRFNRRRSRSRGMVFYRVLELAVAHDPVRYKDIMAAQRPRKVAPTPPRANGHPPSLERPSANRPWRNSG encoded by the coding sequence ATGGATCATCCTCGTGCGGGCGTTCATTACCCTCGGTCCGTGGGCGAGTTCCAGGCTTGGTTCCAAACCGATGCCGACTGTTTGGACTACCTGGAATGGCTTCGATGGCCGACGGGCTTTGTCTGTCCGGCCTGCGGCCTCCCGGGTGGCTGGCGGTTGGGCGATGGTCGATTCATGTGCGGCGGCTGCGCCGACCGCACCTCGGTCACTGCGGGCACGATCTTCGACCGCACGCGCACGCCATTGACGGTCTGGTTCACGGCTTGTTGGCTGTTCGCCACCGGCAAGGATGGGATGGCATTGAGCCTGAAGCGGACGCTGGCGATCGGCTCCTACCAGACTGCGTGGGCCATGCTGCATCGACTGCGGTCCGCGCTCGTGAGGCCGGGCCGGGATCGGCTCGGGGGCAGGGTCGAGGTGGATGAGACCTACATCGGCGGGCAGGAGGCGGGACTGCCCGGCGGCCGCGCCCATGGCAAGAAGATACTGACCGGCATTGCCGTGGAAGTCCTGGAACCGAAGGGGTTCGGTCGATGCCGGATGCAGCCGTTGGCCGATGCCTCGGCGGCTTCCCTGCACCCCTTCGTCAGGGGGGCCGTCGAGCCGGGGGCGACGGTCATCACCGACGGCTGGCAAGGCTACTGCGGGCTGAACCTATCCGGCTACATCCATCAACCCCGCAGCCAGCGGGCGACCCGGGCCTGCGGCGGGGACTCCGACAAGTTGCTGCCCGGAGTGCACCGGGTCGCTTCGCTGGTCAAGCGCTGGCTGTTGGGCACCCACCAGGGCGCCGTGGATCCGGCGCACCTGGAAAGCTACCTGAACGAGTTCGTGTTCCGCTTCAACCGCCGCCGTTCCCGGAGTCGCGGTATGGTGTTCTACCGGGTGCTTGAACTCGCCGTCGCCCACGACCCCGTGCGCTACAAGGACATCATGGCCGCGCAGAGGCCACGTAAAGTTGCGCCCACCCCGCCGAGGGCAAACGGACATCCACCGAGCCTCGAGCGCCCATCCGCAAACCGCCCATGGAGAAACTCCGGTTAA
- a CDS encoding DUF6438 domain-containing protein, whose protein sequence is MGKNMSEFYFIFLQLIGRCSFLILCMLIFSVSPVILAAEMVPVIILETEGPCDCCVIYKIEIFKNGKVHWHGKAYVNAKCDRYKWIGKDSISRLRALHLTGVK, encoded by the coding sequence ATGGGTAAAAATATGAGTGAATTCTATTTTATATTTCTTCAATTAATAGGTCGATGTTCATTTTTAATTTTATGTATGCTAATTTTTAGCGTATCACCAGTTATTCTAGCAGCAGAGATGGTGCCGGTGATAATATTGGAAACAGAAGGTCCATGCGATTGTTGTGTAATTTATAAAATAGAAATATTTAAAAATGGCAAAGTGCATTGGCATGGAAAAGCTTATGTTAATGCAAAATGTGATCGTTACAAATGGATTGGTAAGGACTCTATAAGCAGGCTCCGGGCTCTCCACTTAACCGGAGTAAAATGA
- a CDS encoding type II toxin-antitoxin system VapC family toxin, with product MTPWVHLDTHIVLWLFQDTDRAWPPRVRGLLDGAVLRYSPMVELELGYLHEIGRVRVPPARLLGALEPVFSLKPADEAFHDVARIALTLIWARDPFDRLIVAQAIAGGAGLITYDETIRKSFAGAIWE from the coding sequence GTGACGCCATGGGTTCACCTCGACACGCATATTGTGCTGTGGTTGTTCCAAGATACGGATCGGGCATGGCCGCCACGGGTGCGCGGATTGCTGGACGGGGCCGTGTTGCGCTATTCGCCGATGGTGGAATTGGAATTGGGCTATTTGCACGAGATTGGCCGGGTACGGGTGCCGCCGGCGCGGTTATTGGGAGCGCTGGAGCCGGTGTTTTCCTTGAAGCCCGCCGACGAGGCATTCCACGATGTGGCCCGGATCGCCTTGACCCTGATCTGGGCCCGCGATCCGTTCGACCGATTGATCGTGGCCCAGGCGATTGCCGGTGGTGCGGGGTTGATTACCTATGACGAGACGATCCGCAAGAGTTTCGCGGGGGCGATATGGGAATGA
- a CDS encoding transglycosylase SLT domain-containing protein, whose translation MKKTTGKLFDPRRGWRKPRFLPQTIRHMVFSLAVPALFGGCAHQGRVDPPIRDAAKLGEIKRVFHIGPSRRGGPVTDTYAATLPELSSAFSTAAIIENILSRKRQAAHSGTGPLRFPKPSAPPSSQPPVPAANAAAKAPGGIKIIASAAATRKGHKATSRDAWDSVRGNLVLAGVEHETVAAQLEALRGHPGAVDFLMKRAEPYLQYLLEEIDRLGLPHDMILVPMVESAFETAALSPKQAAGIWQFIPSTGAQYGLTITEGYDGRYDIHAATRAALKYLKHLNGLFGGDWLLALAAYNAGEGAVGRAIDTNRKAGGTGTFWELDLPAETEAYVLKILTLAHAVGNPEAHGFKARKAGPQAYLARVEIGPEVKIAEVAAAAGMAPEEFYRLNPAFKPEAPPPAQTYHLLMPRERAEALAGNLAGAKVFAMRTVVVKKGETLSILAKRHGVPELKLAEWNGLNPKTPLKAGQELVVFPV comes from the coding sequence ATGAAAAAAACGACCGGCAAATTATTCGACCCGCGGCGGGGCTGGCGCAAGCCCAGGTTCCTGCCCCAAACGATTCGGCATATGGTGTTTTCCCTGGCGGTGCCGGCCTTGTTCGGCGGCTGCGCCCATCAGGGGCGGGTCGATCCCCCGATCAGGGACGCGGCCAAGCTCGGCGAGATCAAGCGGGTGTTCCATATCGGACCCTCCCGCCGCGGCGGCCCCGTCACCGACACCTACGCCGCCACCCTGCCCGAACTTTCCTCCGCCTTCTCGACCGCCGCCATCATCGAAAACATCCTGTCGCGCAAACGGCAGGCCGCCCATTCCGGGACCGGGCCGCTCAGGTTCCCGAAACCCTCCGCCCCGCCGTCTTCCCAGCCCCCTGTTCCCGCCGCCAACGCCGCGGCGAAAGCGCCGGGCGGCATCAAGATCATCGCCAGCGCGGCCGCCACCCGCAAGGGCCACAAAGCCACGTCCCGCGATGCTTGGGACAGCGTGCGCGGCAACCTGGTCCTGGCCGGCGTCGAACACGAGACCGTCGCCGCCCAGCTCGAAGCCCTGCGCGGCCATCCGGGGGCCGTCGATTTCCTGATGAAGCGTGCCGAACCCTATCTCCAGTACCTTCTTGAGGAAATCGACCGGCTAGGCCTCCCCCACGACATGATCCTGGTGCCCATGGTCGAGAGCGCGTTCGAGACCGCGGCGCTCTCGCCCAAGCAGGCGGCGGGCATCTGGCAGTTCATCCCCAGCACCGGGGCGCAATACGGGCTCACCATCACCGAGGGCTACGATGGCCGCTACGACATCCACGCCGCGACCCGCGCCGCGCTGAAATACCTGAAACACCTCAACGGCCTGTTCGGCGGCGATTGGCTGCTGGCGCTCGCGGCCTACAACGCCGGCGAAGGCGCGGTGGGGCGGGCCATCGACACCAACCGCAAGGCGGGCGGCACCGGCACGTTCTGGGAGTTGGACCTGCCCGCCGAGACCGAAGCCTATGTGCTGAAAATCCTGACCCTGGCCCACGCGGTCGGCAACCCCGAGGCCCATGGGTTCAAGGCGCGGAAGGCCGGGCCGCAAGCCTATCTGGCGCGGGTCGAGATCGGTCCCGAGGTGAAGATCGCCGAGGTGGCGGCGGCGGCGGGCATGGCCCCGGAGGAGTTCTACCGCCTCAACCCGGCGTTCAAGCCGGAAGCGCCGCCGCCCGCCCAGACCTACCATTTGCTGATGCCCAGGGAGAGGGCCGAGGCTTTGGCCGGGAACCTGGCGGGGGCCAAGGTGTTCGCCATGCGCACGGTGGTGGTGAAGAAGGGCGAGACCTTGTCGATCCTGGCCAAGCGCCATGGCGTGCCGGAGCTCAAGCTGGCCGAATGGAACGGGCTGAATCCCAAGACCCCGCTCAAGGCCGGGCAGGAGTTGGTGGTGTTCCCGGTTTGA
- a CDS encoding c-type cytochrome: MKINQSLKGMLLVAGVVFAGSAFAEEPAEIGKKIYERAFGRGCGTCHDVQPNPNLFESVNKLSKEEFTGVLVNGRNAMPKAMDQIMAMGPVKSAGLTQDQAVDALIAFLKAGKK; this comes from the coding sequence ATGAAGATCAATCAATCCTTGAAGGGCATGCTGCTGGTGGCCGGTGTGGTGTTCGCGGGTTCCGCGTTCGCCGAGGAGCCCGCCGAAATCGGCAAGAAGATCTACGAGCGTGCCTTTGGCCGGGGTTGCGGCACCTGCCACGACGTTCAACCTAACCCGAACCTGTTCGAGAGCGTCAACAAGCTGAGCAAGGAAGAATTCACCGGCGTGCTGGTCAATGGCCGCAACGCCATGCCCAAGGCCATGGACCAGATCATGGCCATGGGTCCGGTCAAGAGCGCCGGCCTGACCCAGGATCAAGCGGTGGACGCCTTGATCGCCTTCCTGAAGGCGGGCAAGAAATAA
- a CDS encoding L,D-transpeptidase family protein, with protein MMDNNSRFLGLFTATLLLAACASNSPPPGKGTASIKIERERLAHAPRHPGLIAPREPLPPGEHSVDEVLESFAPYAVSQLRPYFQEAGVAYPPSELALVGLKRERKLEVWAKDWNHPGFRFIRAYDIQAASGVTGPKLRKGDRQVPEGVYRITRLNPNSNYHLSMKLNYPNEYDLFHANEEGREEPGSDIFIHGKAVSAGCLAMGDAAIEELFVLAAHVGTDNIKVVIAPHDPRVAPLDPDQPGLPGWTDELYEEITGEILALSHSGPAKAAKHNPVKVSSNRPDPAANHKVR; from the coding sequence ATGATGGACAACAACAGCAGATTCCTGGGCTTGTTCACCGCCACCCTGTTGCTGGCCGCCTGCGCCAGCAATTCCCCGCCCCCCGGCAAAGGCACGGCCTCGATCAAGATCGAGCGCGAGCGCCTGGCCCACGCCCCGCGCCATCCCGGCTTGATCGCCCCCCGCGAACCCTTGCCGCCGGGCGAGCATAGCGTGGACGAGGTGTTGGAGAGCTTCGCGCCCTACGCGGTGAGCCAGCTCCGGCCCTATTTCCAGGAAGCCGGGGTGGCCTATCCGCCCAGCGAGCTGGCCTTGGTCGGGCTGAAGCGGGAAAGGAAACTGGAGGTCTGGGCCAAGGATTGGAACCATCCCGGGTTCCGCTTCATCCGCGCCTACGACATCCAGGCGGCGAGCGGCGTGACCGGACCCAAGCTCAGGAAGGGCGACCGGCAGGTGCCCGAGGGGGTCTACCGCATCACCCGGCTGAACCCCAACAGCAACTACCACCTGTCGATGAAGCTGAATTATCCCAACGAGTACGACTTGTTCCACGCCAACGAGGAGGGCCGGGAGGAGCCGGGTTCGGATATTTTCATCCACGGCAAGGCGGTGTCGGCGGGCTGCCTCGCCATGGGCGACGCGGCCATCGAGGAATTGTTCGTGCTGGCGGCCCATGTGGGCACCGACAACATCAAGGTGGTGATCGCCCCGCACGATCCCAGGGTCGCGCCGTTGGACCCGGACCAACCCGGCCTGCCCGGCTGGACCGACGAGCTGTACGAGGAAATCACCGGGGAAATCCTGGCGCTCTCCCACAGCGGACCGGCCAAGGCCGCCAAGCACAATCCGGTCAAGGTCTCCAGCAACCGGCCCGATCCCGCCGCCAACCACAAGGTCCGCTGA
- a CDS encoding ABC transporter ATP-binding protein/permease, protein MNDNEVILDRRTWDRFVTVVKNLKSSGIGRQAALMFGLLFLLLLGVNGLNVLSSYVGRDFMTAIEHRDTQDFIAQAFVYVGVFALATAVAVLYRYTEERLGLLWREWLTRRLVGFYLEHPTYYRLNDRLAENGEIHNPDQRIAEDVKAFTTTTLSFALMLLNSAFTVLAFSGVMWSISPLLFAVTVLYSLFGSYMTLVLGRPLVGFNYAQFDKEATFRADLIHVRENAESIAILRREGRIKGRILRHFDEVVANFRKIIAINRNLGFFTTGYNSMVQIIPALVVAPMFMRGEAEFGVITQAAMAFAHLLGAFSLVVTQFQSISSFAAVIARLGALAEAMEQARTPRLCAIETHADGGHLGYEHLTLRAQNNHGHVLVEDLSIDIPEGRRVLVTGPDHGASVALFRATGGLWDLGAGCVARPGLDQVMLLPERPYLPPGTLRESLLRTGQEHAVDDRQIMAVLEALRLEALVERAGGLDVEQQWGSLLSLAEQQWVAFARLFIAAPRFALLDRLGSALDAEQIARLLAMLDERGITYLHFAPPGEPRQAYDAVLELSGTGPWTWTLLRPEPS, encoded by the coding sequence ATGAACGATAACGAAGTCATCCTCGACCGGCGCACCTGGGATCGGTTCGTCACGGTCGTCAAGAACCTCAAATCCTCCGGGATCGGCCGCCAAGCCGCCCTGATGTTCGGCCTATTGTTCCTGTTGCTCCTGGGCGTCAACGGCCTGAACGTGCTGAGCAGCTACGTGGGCCGCGACTTCATGACCGCCATCGAACACCGCGACACCCAGGATTTCATCGCCCAGGCCTTCGTCTATGTCGGCGTGTTCGCCCTGGCCACGGCGGTGGCGGTGCTCTACCGCTATACCGAGGAACGGTTGGGCCTCCTCTGGCGCGAATGGCTGACCCGGCGGCTGGTCGGCTTCTACCTGGAACATCCCACCTATTACCGCCTCAACGACCGGCTGGCGGAAAACGGCGAAATCCACAACCCCGACCAACGCATCGCCGAGGACGTGAAAGCCTTCACCACCACCACCCTGTCCTTCGCCCTGATGCTGCTCAACAGCGCCTTCACCGTGCTGGCGTTCTCCGGGGTGATGTGGAGCATCAGCCCGCTGCTGTTCGCGGTGACGGTGTTGTATTCGCTGTTCGGCTCCTATATGACCTTGGTGCTGGGGCGGCCCTTGGTCGGCTTCAACTATGCCCAGTTCGACAAGGAAGCCACCTTCCGCGCCGACCTCATCCATGTGCGCGAGAACGCCGAATCCATCGCCATCCTGCGCCGCGAGGGCCGGATCAAGGGCCGTATCCTGCGCCATTTCGACGAAGTGGTCGCCAATTTCCGCAAGATCATCGCCATCAACCGCAACCTGGGCTTCTTCACCACCGGCTACAACTCCATGGTGCAGATCATCCCGGCCCTGGTGGTGGCCCCGATGTTCATGCGCGGCGAGGCCGAGTTCGGCGTCATCACCCAGGCGGCGATGGCCTTCGCCCACCTGCTGGGCGCGTTCTCGCTGGTGGTGACCCAGTTCCAGTCGATCTCCTCGTTCGCGGCGGTCATCGCCCGCCTGGGCGCGCTGGCCGAGGCCATGGAGCAGGCGCGGACGCCCCGGCTCTGCGCCATCGAAACCCACGCCGACGGCGGCCATCTGGGCTACGAACACCTGACCTTGCGCGCCCAGAACAACCACGGCCATGTCTTGGTCGAGGATTTGTCCATCGACATCCCGGAAGGGCGGCGGGTCTTGGTCACGGGACCGGACCACGGCGCCAGCGTGGCCTTGTTCCGCGCCACCGGGGGCTTATGGGATTTGGGGGCGGGCTGCGTGGCGCGTCCGGGGCTGGACCAAGTGATGCTCCTGCCGGAGCGGCCTTATCTACCGCCCGGAACCCTGCGCGAATCGCTGCTGCGCACCGGCCAGGAACACGCGGTCGACGACCGCCAGATCATGGCCGTATTGGAAGCGCTGCGCCTGGAAGCCCTGGTCGAGCGGGCGGGCGGGCTGGATGTCGAACAACAATGGGGCAGCCTGTTGTCGCTGGCGGAACAGCAATGGGTGGCCTTCGCCCGGCTGTTCATCGCCGCGCCCCGGTTCGCCCTGCTGGACCGGCTAGGCTCGGCCCTGGACGCCGAGCAGATCGCCCGGCTCCTGGCGATGCTGGACGAGCGCGGCATCACCTATCTCCATTTCGCCCCGCCCGGCGAACCCCGGCAAGCCTACGATGCCGTGCTGGAACTCTCGGGCACGGGACCATGGACCTGGACCTTGCTCCGGCCCGAACCGTCTTAA